TCGTATCCGTGAGGTACTCGAACTTGCCGGCTTCGATGTTGCCCAGCAGGTCGATCACATTGCCGATGCTCTGGGTGTCGACGCCCTTGAGCAATACGCCGCCCGTGTTGGAGCTGCTGGAGGCCATGGCCTCGCCAGCGGCCATCGGCGTCGCGGCAACGACGCCCGGCATCTTGTCAAGCTCACTGACGGCGCCTTCCCAGTTTCCGAAGCCGCCGACGTCGGTGCTGTCGATGTGGATATGCGCGTTGTTGCCGAGGATCTTGCGCTTCAGGTCCTGCCCGAAGCCACCCATGATGCTGATCACCGCACACAGCGCGAAGGTGCTCACAGCCACGCCGGCAATGGAAAGCACGCTGATCACGGTCAAGAAACCGCTCTTTCCAGAGCGCACGTGCCGCGCGGCAATGTACCCGAGGAAACCGGAGCGCTCGACGCCGTCGAGGACGCGCGGGACCAGCAGGCCCAACCCCCCCAAACAAAAGAAGGTCAGCCCGACGGCCGCGGCGCCACGCACCAGTTGGTGCCACCAAACGAAGAAGCGTCCCTGCTCTTCGGGTAGAAATAGAGTAACGGCGCCGAGGCCCGCCGCACAGATGAACCCGCCAACGCTCATCGCGATCAGCAGCATCCGACGCCCACGGCTCGACAGCCGCTTGACGCCGATCACGGTCAAGTAGCCGATGAAGACTACCAGGACGAGCACTACGGCAAGGCGTCCAGCCAGGCCGATGAAATTCCAGATGTCGCTGAGGACGTTGGTCGACGGCTTTTCCTGCTCAAGGACCCCGGATGACGGCCCAAACGCCAACACGCTGGAGCGCAGCACTCCGTCGACCGCAGCCGCACCACGGCTGACAGCCAGACCCAGGCTCGCTCCAAATCCGTTCACGCTCAGCCTCTCGCCGCCGGTGCTTCGGGGCGCATCAGCGGGAACGCGATCACGTCGCGGATCGAACTCATGCCGGTGAGCAGCATGGTGAAGCGATCGACGCCCATGCCGAAGCCAGCGGCTGGCGGCATGCCGTGCTCCAGCGCGCGGATGTAGTCCTCGTCGAAGTCCATCGTCTCGTCCGCACCGCGGCTCTTCTTCGCGACTTGATCGCGGAAACGCGACGCTTGATCGTCGGGATCGTTGAGCTCGCTGAAGGCGTTGCAGATCTCGCGCCCCTCAGCGAACAACTCGAAGCGATCCGTGAGGGCCGGGTCAGAGTCCTTGCGGCGCGCCAGCGGAGACACCTCGAAGGGGTAGTCGATGATGAACACGGGCAGGCTCTTGCTGCCGTCTTGAGAGCGGTAGTCTTGAGGCAAGAACGGCTCCGCGAGGTATTCGTAGGCGGCAAACAGGCGCTCGCCGTCGCTCTCGCAAACCGAGAGGCCCTTACGTAGGTTCTTCCAGTCGATGCTGCCGGCGCGCTCGCTGCGCTTCGCGTAGTCGCGGATCAGCTCGTCTCCCTTGGCCCGAGCGTCGGCGGACAGGTCGTCGCTGACGGCGATCTCCTGCAGCTGCCCCATCAGCTCGGCGGGGATCTGGGCGGCTTCGCAAGCACGGCTCACGGCTTGTTTCATCGGCACGCGCGCAAACGGCTCGCTGAGGGAGAACTTACGCTCGGCCACCCATTTTTCGTAGTGAGAGCCCAAACCAAGCTTTTCGAGGCCCTGCTTCAGGTACGCATCGACATGCCGGAACATGTCTTGCGTCATCTGCATCAGCGTCTCGTAGGTCGCGTAAGCCCGGTAGAACTCGAGCATCGTGAACTCAGGGTTGTGCCGCGTGGAAATGCCTTCGTTGCGGAAGCAGCGCGCCAGCTCGTACACCCGCTCGAAGCCACCACACAGAAGCCGCTTCAGGTACAGCTCCGGCGCGATGCGCATGAAGAGCTGCATATCGAGGGCGTTGTGGTGCGTCTCGAAGGGACGCGCCGCCGCCCCGCCGATCAGCGGATGCAGCGTGGGCGT
This Polyangiaceae bacterium DNA region includes the following protein-coding sequences:
- a CDS encoding lysine--tRNA ligase, whose translation is MSKDKQKAGEQPKEVGEEALIEIRRGKAAELRGEGKNPFANDVSGEARSFVKALREEYAAALTDSAELRYDAAKVDELAAGKPEVTVLGRLMARRGFGKVAFMELRDGSGTIQIFAKQDVLGDEFPVLSQIDIADHLEVIGRVMVTKTGELSVEAQHLRVLTKALRPLPDKWHGLSDVDLRYRRRYVDLVANPDVAVVMRARTLIVQGLRDYLDGLGFMEVETPTLHPLIGGAAARPFETHHNALDMQLFMRIAPELYLKRLLCGGFERVYELARCFRNEGISTRHNPEFTMLEFYRAYATYETLMQMTQDMFRHVDAYLKQGLEKLGLGSHYEKWVAERKFSLSEPFARVPMKQAVSRACEAAQIPAELMGQLQEIAVSDDLSADARAKGDELIRDYAKRSERAGSIDWKNLRKGLSVCESDGERLFAAYEYLAEPFLPQDYRSQDGSKSLPVFIIDYPFEVSPLARRKDSDPALTDRFELFAEGREICNAFSELNDPDDQASRFRDQVAKKSRGADETMDFDEDYIRALEHGMPPAAGFGMGVDRFTMLLTGMSSIRDVIAFPLMRPEAPAARG